The nucleotide window TCGATGTACTCTGAAACAAACTCTGTTTGATAACCACCGGTACATCTCAATCTGATCCTCTTGCTtcaatatctgtctgtctgattAAAGGAAGCTTCAAGATCAATCAACTTGTGTGTACTGGATATAAAACTTTGCTTCCAGTTTTCGGCTTTCGGTAGCAGCTTTTACGTATGTGCAGAATATTACTGCAGTAAAACCCAATATTAAAAATTGTGCTTCAATCACGAAAGGCTAATATCAAAAGGTTTGATATCGTTCTCGTCGTCACACCATTCTCAAAGACACATCAATACCATTTGATGCAAATGGTCTTTTAAATAGATCCTAAAGATGTCACTGATCTTAACAAGTAAATGAAAACAGTTTCAAAAAACTGTTGCGAGGAAACATTGCACTAAAAGTGTACAAATATCtaagaaaatatacaattcaaGAAAACATATGAAAATTCTTGGGATATTATCAATATCAATCATTTCTCTTCGATTAGAGTAAACTTTAGTTTTAAAAacgtttttgaacaaaatatatacacaATATATCACAATATATCACTGTTCTCATATCTGTACACTTTCTAATAAAATTTACAGTTCAATTACAAAAGTTTTAAGACCCGTAGCAGTGTAAAATGTTAACGTTACTTATTCGAATCTACACACGCACAAGAAATTTGAAGATAGTTTGCTACGTAACTTTACAATGGATGATAACAAAATGCATCTAGCAAATGAAATAACTGAAAGTATAAGTTCAAACTtcttagaaatatttgttgctgAGAACAGAATGCAGCACTTCAAGTTCTTTCAAGCCATTTAGAAAATTAAGACTAGGACGGATTATTGATATCTACAGGTATCTACAAAAAATTTTCCCACGGTACCAATTGCTTAAGACATATacgttttgtcttttttttaacattatgtAAATGTGCGTcactgttttgacaaaatttacttTAGTTAAATAGTAAGCATAAACCACTTGTATTAGACAGATTCTGGATCATAAAAGGGAGATTTGTTTTCGATCATCCCACTATGACCCCAGTTTTCGTGGTCATGCATTCGGTATCCAACTCATGGCTTTTAAAGGACCTCCTTCAACAAGTGTCCTTTACAGTATACTTACTATTCGAATCATGCATGCTCGCATATGACTGAGAATATctgttgaatgttgaatgtgTTCCGTGACACAGAACCAGACAACAACTTAATTATACCTTATGCAAGCTGCATGCAAAATAGATTCCAAGAAAGGACGTTGTGCGCTCACAAAGAATTATGTTTACATGAAGGATTCGCCAGTCTGTTGATGTTGGTAGATCGGTAACTACGACGACACTTTCTCCTCTTGTTCCGGGGTTATCTATCTATTTTCCGTCTTACAGTTATATGATTGAACAGATAAGACACCACATGTCATTGCGGAACCTTGACTTTCAACAGTAAAAGTGACTGGAGGAAAACCCCGTCAAGTTTATTGAATTCGTAAAGTACTTGCCTTACCTTAAACAATAGCAATatattcattttctttcaaaatatgcaGCCAAATGTTAgaatattttaatgtcatccaactGAGATGAATGAACTGTAATTTCGTCCTAGGTTTCTTTCTTCTTATACGTGGTTACCATCATTGCTTATGTTACAGTAAGTTTACATTGTgtaaacataaaaaaaacagaGGATGAAGAATTCGAACTCAGCTCTCTTGGTGATGATCACTCAAATTAAATGTTTAATCAAGTATTAAAAAACTTCAATTCATTAGGGAACCCCTGTTAACTGTGTGTCTATGAATTATCATCTACTTTGCCCGCGCTGCTTTTCTGTGTTTTACTCAGTGTCTTTTTATTATCAGGGGATTGCCCGAAGGGCATTTTGAGTTCATTGATGGTATCGCCTTCCCCGTGTTTGGGAGTGGATTCCTGGATCTGGGAAAGCCCATCGAGGTCGTCCGGGGCAGTCTGCCAGTGAGACCGATGGCGTTCACAGTCCTCAAGCCACCATCGGATCCATAAACGTTTGGCGTCGGACAACTGTGATACCGTATAACCGTCGGCAAATTCCGGATGCACCTCTTCAAGATTTACTTGTCCGATGCTCGCACTCTCCTCTTGCTGGGAGGGCTTCCTTTTCAAGTCCGCCGTATTTTTGCTCGAAAAGCCTGAATCATCGTTCACTTTCCCGTTCGCAATTTTTTCTTGAATGGACTTTTTCCGACgcttttcactgaaatgtttgcTTTTGCGGCGTTCTCGCTTGGAGTCGGCACTGTTCGGTGGCGCCCTCATACGCCTCCCTGCTGCAACCTTCCTGTCGTGTTCCTTACGGTAGTCCTCTAAATTTTGGTTGGATTGTTGCAGTCTGTACTTCACCCTCTCCTCCTCGCGCAATTCATCCGCCGTGgatttattattttgtaaatataacGGTGAACGTCTTTCACTGTCTGCTTTGTGGCTGTCACCAccctttatatctttattatCCTTTCGTTTTCGGGGTTTGTCCAGCGGTTCCAGAGTATTATGTCGTCGATAGTTGGCGTGCTTCTTCCAGGCTTTTCTTGCTGGATATGCAGGGCTTTCAAAAAGTTTCTTGCTGCTAGTATCGTAGTTTTGTCCTAGGGCTTTCTTATTAGTGTAGTCAACGACCAAGGATACTGAAACCTTGTTTCCTGGACGTTCCTTCTTCTTCGCTTTTACGTCTTGTTTTTCGCTGAGCGGAGGTAGGTGCGGGTCGCTGTTCCTTCGCGGTCGCGCCGGTTCAACTTCATCCTTCCCCGAGGCATTGGTCTCTTCGAACAGCGACCATGTTTGTCGGAGCTCCGGCAACTGAAGTGCATTATTTTTCGTCGTGTTCCTCTGCAGTCGCTTCCTCTTTGGATGCCTCCTTGCCGCGGCAAGACGGTACGCCTTGCTGTAGAGTTGCACGGTCGGCGACTGCTGGATTTGCGGCAGGTAGAGGCGTTCCTGCAAGTCGCTGAGATAGTCCGCCTGagatttcattttcatgacCTGGGCGTTTGCTTTCGCCCAAGACAACGTCCAAGCAGTGCGTTTAGACACAGTATCTGTTGTATCTCCCGACGTTATAGCCATGGGTGATGTATCACCATCGAATAACCCATGTCAACTATTTGTCATGTGTACATCACAAATATTCATGTAATCCGGTCCGGTACTACCGTATTTAATGATCTCACTCGGTATAATCCCGTCCGTTATCGGAACCTCGTGGCTCTCCTGCAAAGCAGAACAAAGCAGTGATTGTTATCGCATTATAGGCAGGGACAGATAACGATTCATGCACTATAGTTTCAGTGTTTTCTGTAGAATGCACATCTAGTCAGATTTTTCTGTAACTAGTTTGTCATGGCTCTATTCGCTCTAGTTTGCTGTAAATTAAACCTTTAGTTTTAAGCAGAATGTGTAAATTTTCCGCTCTCAAGGTTTCTTATGCCACTTCTAAATTCTTAAATGTTATTTAagaatataatatatttatttatttgtttgtttgtttattaatttattttatttttacgtCAAGTTATGCACATCTTAAAGAGGAGAATTCCGAATAAGGTTGTAATCTTCCGGGGACGGGGGgttacataaataaaaaaacataacGCGCGGGAAAAAAAACCCGAGTACTGATAAAATCAAGTGAAAACAGAAGGCAAAGAGTCAGATAATCAAAACGTGACAAAacgaaaatttatttcaaatgtgaCCACAGAATGACAAATGAACGAAATACAGCAAAACATTGCGTAAGAAAGTGCGTTCATATTATCTCTGATAGAATACTTCATTTGTACCACTGTACGACCACGTGGCTCGAAATAGAAAACGCCACTTTACAACACAACCTTTGCAAGTAAATTTTCATTTCCGCTCAAAAATTGACCCGAAATGGTACCACACCTATTTACCATTAAAAGCTACACACGGGAACAAACAACGGCTCATCGGCTGAACTGGCTCTCAGACGGGCATGTAAATAACCTTTGTTAAGAGTAGTCTGTGTGGACATTGTATCTATAGTAACGATACTATGCGATCATGAATGTGGTCTCAATCTGATGGGATCAGTGCACAATTAGGGAATTAATTACCATGAAatggaaaaatataaattagAAATATTATCCAAGCATTGTTATTCAGTCGTATTTTCGGGGCTGTCGTTGATAAAAATCTCCAATTCAGCAAAATATCTCAAAAGTAAACACGATTATCGGGCTCAGTTTTGGCATTCTGCGCATGTGTGCAATTTTGCTGCGGTGTTCTTTTAGAATTTCCAATTAGTTTGCTCGGCTGGCCTAGACAACCTCCAATCTCCGGGTCAGTAACATTTTATTTAACCGCTGGCAATTTAACGTACTCTACGTAAACCGGCATGTTATCGATACAGCATGTCTGTTTCCTTTGCCGACGCATACTTAATGTGTCTGGCGTACTCTGTCCCGATGCGGGGATATGAAACTCTTCCGTGTGAATT belongs to Ptychodera flava strain L36383 chromosome 17, AS_Pfla_20210202, whole genome shotgun sequence and includes:
- the LOC139115284 gene encoding eukaryotic translation initiation factor 5B-like; amino-acid sequence: MAITSGDTTDTVSKRTAWTLSWAKANAQVMKMKSQADYLSDLQERLYLPQIQQSPTVQLYSKAYRLAAARRHPKRKRLQRNTTKNNALQLPELRQTWSLFEETNASGKDEVEPARPRRNSDPHLPPLSEKQDVKAKKKERPGNKVSVSLVVDYTNKKALGQNYDTSSKKLFESPAYPARKAWKKHANYRRHNTLEPLDKPRKRKDNKDIKGGDSHKADSERRSPLYLQNNKSTADELREEERVKYRLQQSNQNLEDYRKEHDRKVAAGRRMRAPPNSADSKRERRKSKHFSEKRRKKSIQEKIANGKVNDDSGFSSKNTADLKRKPSQQEESASIGQVNLEEVHPEFADGYTVSQLSDAKRLWIRWWLEDCERHRSHWQTAPDDLDGLSQIQESTPKHGEGDTINELKMPFGQSPDNKKTLSKTQKSSAGKVDDNS